Proteins encoded by one window of Lathyrus oleraceus cultivar Zhongwan6 chromosome 1, CAAS_Psat_ZW6_1.0, whole genome shotgun sequence:
- the LOC127113120 gene encoding uncharacterized protein LOC127113120: MVGGRNDQEIADALKAIAYVMAQENIALQVNQNQHGIVDEFHGLGKFQRNNPPTWVQEIEKIFRVIPCIDAHKVLFGTIMMSEEAEYMWENARKKLEVTTKFEELSRFYPFYNYVEVEGSKISDEDSHARSAHYKSVTEKKSRNQNRGKLDVTPNDKGKLSYQEKATSEKETSDVGTPTSLKFFKYREIGHHVAK; encoded by the exons ATGGTTGGAGGTAGAAATGATCAGGAAATTGCAGATGCTCTCAAGGCTATAGCTTATGTGATGGCGCAAGAAAATATAGCTTTGCAGGTGAATCAAAATCAACATGGTATAGTTGATGAATTCCATGGGCTGGGAAAGTTTCAGAGGAACAATCCGCCTACTTGGGTTCAAGAgattgagaagatcttcagagtgATACCATGCATTGATGCACATAAGGTCTTGTTCGGGACAATTATGATGTCCGAGGAGGCTGAGTATATGTGGGAGAATGCCCGTAAAAAGTTGGAAGTTACAA CTAAGTTTGAAGAGCTTTCAAGATTTTATCCTTTTTACAATTATGTGGAAGTTGAAGGgtcaaa GATCTCCGATGAAGATAGTCATGCCCGGTCTGCTCACTATAAGAGTGTCACTGAGAAGAAGAGCAGAAATCAGAATCGCGGTAAACTTGATGTGACTCCAAATGATAAGGGTAAATTGAGTTACCAAGAGAAGGCTACAAGTGAAAAAGAAACAAGTGACGTGGGCACTCCTACTTCTCTAAAGTTTTTCAAATATAGAGAGATAGGTCATCATGTTGCAAAGTGA
- the LOC127113104 gene encoding uncharacterized protein LOC127113104: MGCILGQHDDTGKKEHAIYYLSKKFAECETRYSLLEKTCYALTWVARRLRQYMICHTTLLISKMDPIKYTFEKPAITGRIARWQMLLTEYDIQYVTQKIVKGSVLSDYLAHLPVEGYQPLRFDFSDEDIMFIRDFTMLGFEVSPEEGPEPGSRWTLVFDGASNARGHGISVVITYLTGFHLPFTARLCFDCTNNMAEYEACIYGLEAAIDLRIEILEVFGDSALVIIQVKGDWKTQDSKLIPYKEHIRRRIPYFDEISFHHISRKENQLVDALATLTSMFKVKWKNEAPSIQIDHLNEPTHYLAIEADPNDKPWFYDIKTFMEKRQYPKGISINDKQALRRLSSKFFLNGDVLYKRNYDFILLV, from the coding sequence ATGGGTTGCATTTTGGGTCAACACGACGACACAGGCAAGAAAGAACATGCTATATACTATCTCAGCAAGAAATTCGCTGAATGTGAGACTCGATACTCActtttggagaaaacttgttATGCTTTGACTTGGGTTGCTCGACGCCTGAGGCAATAtatgatttgccacactactttattgatatccaagatggatccgataAAGTATACATTCGAAAAGCCTGCTATTACTGGTAGAATTGCCCGGTGGCAAATGTTGCTAACCGAGTATGATATACAGTATGTGACCCAGAAAATAGTAAAAGGGAGTGTTCTGTCTGACTACCTTGCTCACCTGCCTGTCGAAGGTTATCAGCCGTTGAGATTTGACTTTTCAGATGAGGATATCATGTTTATCAGAGACTTCACCATGTTAGGATTCGAGGTAAGCCCTGAGGAAGGCCCCGAACCAGGATCGCGATGGACACTCGTGTTCGACGGTGCTTCCAATGCTCGAGGTCATGGTATAAGTGTTGTTATCACTTACCTAACTGGTTTCCACCTTCCGTTTACCGCTAGATTGTGTTTTGACTGCAccaataatatggcagaatatgaggcATGTATCTACGGTTTAGAGGCGGCAATCGACTTGAGGATCGAGATTCTTGAGGTATTTGGTGATTCAGCTCTAGTAATCATTCAGGTGAAAGGTGATTGGAAGACTCAGGATAGCAAGTTGATACCTTATAAAGAGCATATCAGAAGACGGATACCCTATTTTGATGAAATCTCTTTTCATCATATCTCTAGGAAGGAAAATCAGTTAGTAGATGCTCTAGCCACGTTGAcatctatgttcaaagtcaaatggaagaatgaagcaccatcCATCCAGATTGACCACTTAAATGAACCAACACATTATCTAGCAATTGAGGCTGATCCTAACGATaagccttggttctatgacataaAAACATTTATGGAGAAACGGCAATATCCTAAGGGTATATCCATTAACGATAAGCAAGCTTTGAGAAGACTCTCTTCCAAGTTCTTCCTAAACGGTGATGTACTATACAAAAGGAATTATGACTTTATACTGCTAGTATAA